The following proteins come from a genomic window of Campylobacter concisus:
- a CDS encoding ferritin-like domain-containing protein: MLNELLNASYTSEKNALSLYENLASFGDVFNEIANIRKNAIILIEKFASTHDYELACENEAIFLPAKNKEDALIQALNYELELNKMYEKFCESLDDEELKDLFFRLWATSNNEYITSLKQRLKEIYSGCEIKNELNLNEISQNFEQNGITNILENYQNDFNEITKSLQNIASGKADKSELAKITNNPNFSFFSGLALGALGISVVSKNFNKDEENE, translated from the coding sequence ATGCTTAATGAACTTTTAAACGCATCATATACCAGCGAAAAAAACGCGCTTAGCTTATATGAAAATTTAGCTTCATTTGGTGATGTCTTTAACGAGATCGCAAATATCAGAAAAAATGCAATCATCTTGATAGAAAAATTTGCGAGCACACATGATTATGAGCTTGCTTGCGAAAATGAAGCTATATTTTTGCCAGCAAAAAATAAAGAAGATGCGCTAATACAAGCTTTAAACTACGAGCTAGAGCTAAATAAAATGTATGAAAAATTTTGTGAAAGCTTAGATGATGAAGAGCTAAAAGATCTATTTTTTAGACTTTGGGCTACTTCAAATAACGAATATATCACCTCTTTAAAGCAACGTTTAAAAGAAATTTATAGTGGCTGTGAAATAAAAAATGAGCTAAATTTAAATGAAATTTCACAAAATTTTGAGCAAAATGGCATAACAAATATTTTAGAAAACTATCAAAACGACTTTAATGAGATAACTAAAAGCTTGCAAAATATCGCGAGTGGCAAAGCTGATAAAAGCGAGTTAGCAAAAATAACCAACAATCCAAATTTCTCGTTTTTTAGCGGACTTGCGCTTGGAGCATTAGGCATTTCAGTAGTTAGCAAAAATTTTAATAAGGATGAAGAAAATGAATAA
- a CDS encoding HMA2 domain-containing protein: MDIKTQTLAQVASYFSMIAHTNGRLRVRVSPKIKELSNSVNLASLDDVIAQINGIKNVKFNKLIGSVTIEYDHEIFPKNLWEDLLKGQNLEEISTRVNEVAKEVKYA; encoded by the coding sequence ATGGATATAAAAACACAAACTTTAGCACAAGTTGCAAGCTATTTTTCAATGATAGCTCACACAAACGGTAGACTAAGAGTAAGAGTTAGTCCAAAGATAAAAGAGCTAAGTAACAGCGTAAATTTAGCTAGCCTAGATGATGTGATAGCTCAGATAAATGGTATAAAAAATGTAAAATTTAACAAGCTAATCGGCTCTGTAACGATCGAATACGATCATGAAATTTTTCCAAAAAACCTTTGGGAAGATCTTTTAAAAGGGCAAAATTTAGAAGAGATTTCAACTAGAGTAAATGAAGTTGCAAAAGAAGTGAAATATGCTTAA
- a CDS encoding Fur family transcriptional regulator — protein MDNFELFYKHFKEFLEAFGQKSSELKEQILHVLFISNSHLSAQEISSEIYKIHKNEISMTSIYSFLNFLEMHHLANCFEENGVKKFELNLKSSHDHLICEICEKIVDFEDEMIEQRQEQICKEKNFSEQSHTMILYGICSDCQEKNGN, from the coding sequence GTGGATAATTTTGAACTATTTTATAAGCATTTTAAAGAGTTTTTAGAAGCCTTTGGGCAAAAAAGCTCAGAGTTAAAAGAACAAATTTTGCATGTACTTTTCATTAGTAACTCTCATCTAAGTGCTCAAGAAATTTCTTCAGAAATTTACAAAATCCACAAGAATGAAATTTCAATGACATCAATTTACTCGTTTTTAAATTTTCTCGAAATGCATCATCTTGCAAACTGTTTTGAAGAAAATGGAGTAAAGAAATTTGAACTAAATTTAAAATCCTCGCACGATCATTTGATATGCGAAATTTGTGAAAAGATAGTTGATTTTGAAGATGAGATGATAGAGCAAAGGCAAGAGCAAATTTGCAAAGAAAAAAATTTTAGTGAACAGTCGCATACAATGATACTTTATGGCATTTGCAGTGATTGCCAAGAGAAAAATGGAAATTAA